A DNA window from Procambarus clarkii isolate CNS0578487 chromosome 75, FALCON_Pclarkii_2.0, whole genome shotgun sequence contains the following coding sequences:
- the LOC138356972 gene encoding thrombospondin-related anonymous protein-like, producing the protein MVGRKGGQRRVAVALQRARIAEPQQRARIAEPQQSARIAEPQQRARIAEPQQRARIAEPQQRARIAETQQRARIAEPQQRARIAESQQRARIAEPQQRARTAEPQQRARIAEPQQRARIAEPQQRARIAEPQQRARIAEPQQRARIAEPQQRGAGHS; encoded by the coding sequence atggtggggaggaaggggggacagagaagggttgctgtggctctgcaGCGTGCAcgtattgctgagccacagcaacgtgcacgtattgctgagccacagcaaagtGCAcgtattgctgagccacagcagcgTGCAcgtattgctgagccacagcaacgtgcacgtattgctgagccacagcaacgtgcacGTATTGCTGAGACACAGCAGCGTGCAcgtattgctgagccacagcagcgTGCACGTATTGCTGAGTCACAGCAGCGTGCAcgtattgctgagccacagcagcgTGCACGtactgctgagccacagcaacgtgcacgtattgctgagccacagcaacgtgcacgtattgctgagccacagcaacgtgcacgtattgctgagccacagcagcgTGCAcgtattgctgagccacagcaacgtgcacgtattgctgagccacagcaacgcggggCCGGGCACAGCTAG